In bacterium, the genomic window AAGGCCCAGATACAGGATCGAATCGCATCCCAACGAGGAACTGTGTGGACGCCGGTCGATTTTCTCGACCTTGGTCCACGGGCCGCCGTCGATAAAGCGCTGCAGCGTCTCGCGAAAGATGGCCATCTTTCGCGAATCGATCGCGGCCTGTACTTCAGTCCGGCAAAGAACTCGTTGACGGGGAAGACCACGAATCCCGATCAGCGGGCCGTGATCGCTGCCGTCGCGCGACGCGATCAGACCCGCATCGTCGTTGACGGCCTGACCGCCGCAAATGACCTCGGCTTAACGACGGCCGTTCCCACGCGAATCACCGTTCTTACTGACGCGCGGCTACGGCCAATCCGACTCGGCAACCAGCAAATCCAGTTCAAGACCGTCGCGCCAAGTCGCCTCTTCTGGGCCGGACGTCCAGCCATGCGCGTTGTCCAAGCCCTCTACTGGCTTCAGGACATTCTTCGGTCAGATCGCGCAACCATTCTCCAAAAACTGACAGCGATTCTCAACGATCCCGCTCACGGACCGGAGATTCGCGACGATTTACGGCAGGGGCTCCACACGCTACCGATCTGGATGCAGTCGATTCTTCGGGAACTTCTCGCCAAGCCCGACAAGCCTAGTAAGACGGCTCAAAGGCACCATGCTACAGAGCGTTCATCCGCCAGCCAATGAACCCGGCATTCGATCGCATCATCACTTCATCGGCCGATGACCGCCGCGATTTGTTCGTTGCGACCGCCCGTAGGACCGGAATGGCGGAACAGAGCGTCGAGAAAGACTTCTGGGTCTGTTGGACGCTCGACGCGCTCTTTCATGCGTTGCCAGCAAGAGGCCCGCGTCTCCTTCTCAAAGGCGGCACATCCCTGTCAAAGGGGTTTGGGCTGATCAGCCGCTTTTCTGAAGACATCGACGTTACCGTCTTCAGAGCAGACCTCGGAGAGTCGATTTCGATCGACGATCTCGAAAAGTTGAGCGGCAAGAAGCGGGAAAACATCCTGGACCGGATCAAGACCGCTTGCCAGCAGTATCTTGGTGATCATCTGCGGCCCCAGCTAACCAGCATTC contains:
- a CDS encoding DUF6088 family protein is translated as MVRRHALDLKAQIQDRIASQRGTVWTPVDFLDLGPRAAVDKALQRLAKDGHLSRIDRGLYFSPAKNSLTGKTTNPDQRAVIAAVARRDQTRIVVDGLTAANDLGLTTAVPTRITVLTDARLRPIRLGNQQIQFKTVAPSRLFWAGRPAMRVVQALYWLQDILRSDRATILQKLTAILNDPAHGPEIRDDLRQGLHTLPIWMQSILRELLAKPDKPSKTAQRHHATERSSASQ